One Enterococcus silesiacus genomic window carries:
- a CDS encoding methyltransferase, translated as MLLPGERIDQLFADDIQIIQSKEVFSFSIDAVLLANFPLFPKNGLIVDLCAGNGAVGLFASRKTNANIKQIELQERLADMGKRSIQLNQLEDQMTMLELDLKLATTAVKPDSVDLVLCNPPYFKELPTSQKNPNPHLAIARHEIHTTLDEVVAVSAKLLKTTGRLAMVHRPDRFLDILHAMESANIAPKRVRFVYPKVGKEANTLLIEGIKQGKQDGFRVLPPLFTYDEQNNYLPEMKAMLYGE; from the coding sequence ATGTTATTACCAGGTGAACGAATCGATCAATTATTCGCAGACGATATTCAGATCATTCAAAGTAAAGAAGTTTTTTCTTTCTCAATCGATGCTGTTTTACTCGCAAATTTCCCTCTATTTCCTAAAAATGGTTTGATTGTTGATCTTTGTGCTGGAAATGGCGCCGTTGGTTTATTTGCCAGTCGAAAAACCAACGCGAACATCAAGCAAATTGAGCTACAAGAGCGTTTAGCTGACATGGGTAAACGCAGTATTCAGTTAAATCAATTGGAAGATCAAATGACTATGCTTGAATTAGATTTAAAGCTAGCAACAACTGCTGTAAAACCTGATTCTGTTGATTTAGTGTTATGCAATCCGCCTTACTTTAAGGAATTGCCGACAAGTCAAAAAAATCCTAACCCTCACTTAGCGATCGCCCGTCACGAAATACATACAACACTTGATGAAGTTGTTGCAGTATCTGCAAAACTCTTAAAAACAACTGGACGCCTGGCAATGGTTCATCGACCTGACCGCTTTTTAGACATACTACATGCAATGGAGTCCGCTAATATCGCACCTAAACGCGTACGTTTTGTTTATCCTAAAGTTGGAAAAGAAGCCAATACCTTATTAATTGAAGGTATTAAACAAGGCAAACAGGATGGCTTTCGCGTTTTGCCGCCGCTATTTACCTATGATGAACAGAACAACTATTTACCAGAAATGAAGGCGATGTTATATGGCGAGTAA
- a CDS encoding endonuclease → MASNHYFYVLHCKDNTFYGGYTTDPNRRLKEHNSGTGAKYTRLPSRLPAKMIHIEKFSSRSEATKAEYAFKKLTRKHKIAYLKEKE, encoded by the coding sequence ATGGCGAGTAATCATTATTTTTATGTTCTTCACTGCAAAGACAATACCTTTTACGGTGGCTACACAACAGATCCAAACAGACGCTTGAAAGAGCACAACAGTGGCACTGGCGCAAAATATACACGACTGCCCTCCCGCTTACCTGCAAAAATGATCCATATTGAAAAATTTAGCAGCCGCAGCGAAGCAACCAAAGCAGAGTATGCATTTAAAAAGTTAACGAGAAAACATAAAATTGCTTATTTAAAAGAAAAGGAGTAA
- a CDS encoding acyl-phosphate glycerol 3-phosphate acyltransferase: MFFTFMRGVVRVVLFVINGNAHYEKKDRIPQNENYILVAPHRTWWEPLYLAVGGSPKKFSFMAKKELFKNSFLSFILKHANAFPVDREKPGPSAIKTPVKTLKNTDLSLVMFPSGTRHSSELKGGVALIAKMAKVSIVPAVYQGPLTLKDLFKRRRVTVRFGEPIDVSDIPKMDKEGIAEVERRMQASFDRLDQEIDPNFKYEVKE, encoded by the coding sequence ATGTTTTTTACATTTATGCGTGGCGTTGTCCGGGTTGTTTTGTTTGTTATCAATGGCAATGCACACTATGAAAAGAAAGACCGTATTCCTCAAAATGAAAATTATATTTTAGTAGCACCTCATAGAACTTGGTGGGAACCACTTTATTTAGCTGTTGGCGGATCACCAAAAAAGTTTAGTTTTATGGCCAAAAAAGAATTATTCAAGAATTCGTTTCTGAGCTTTATTTTAAAGCATGCCAATGCATTTCCTGTTGATCGGGAAAAGCCTGGTCCAAGCGCTATTAAGACACCGGTAAAAACACTGAAGAACACTGATTTAAGCTTGGTGATGTTCCCTAGTGGAACCCGTCATTCTTCTGAGTTAAAAGGCGGTGTGGCGTTAATTGCAAAGATGGCTAAAGTAAGCATTGTTCCGGCGGTATATCAAGGGCCCTTAACCTTGAAAGATTTATTCAAACGTCGTCGGGTTACTGTTCGATTTGGCGAACCAATTGACGTTAGCGATATTCCCAAAATGGATAAAGAGGGCATTGCTGAAGTTGAACGCAGAATGCAGGCTTCATTTGATCGCTTAGATCAAGAAATCGATCCTAATTTCAAATATGAAGTGAAAGAATAA
- a CDS encoding exonuclease sbcCD subunit D, with protein sequence MRFLHTADWHIGKKLHGYDLLEEQVDAFQQILAIAKTEQVDAIVVAGDLYDRSVPSVEAIEVFNRMIVEMNLEEQFPVLAISGNHDSSTRLETGGPWFVQSNFHLNTRLDQAFEPVEMNNTQFFLLPYFEPISARLYFENDEIRTIEQAMKEVVSAMEKQFKPDMAHVLVSHFFVAGSEKSDSETKLMVGGLDTVPLTLLNSFDYVALGHLHGKNALQAENARYSGSPLKFSLSEMNQKKGVWLVDTDASDTTFTFKEITPLRDVMQIEGSFKELTAQAFYTSIDRENYLQIQLTDRAVIPNMMNQLRQIYPRVIGVERLFGREERQKKSETKKSIKTLAPTELVDQFFSEVTGEALTQQQQTWIKDNLAEIHQTERGK encoded by the coding sequence ATGCGTTTTTTACATACAGCAGATTGGCATATTGGTAAAAAATTACATGGTTATGACTTATTAGAAGAACAGGTAGATGCATTTCAACAGATTTTAGCGATTGCTAAAACCGAACAGGTAGATGCAATAGTCGTTGCAGGAGATCTATATGATCGTTCGGTTCCTTCTGTTGAAGCAATTGAAGTTTTCAACCGGATGATCGTAGAAATGAATTTAGAGGAGCAATTTCCGGTTTTGGCTATTTCCGGTAATCATGACAGCAGTACTCGTTTAGAGACAGGCGGGCCATGGTTTGTTCAATCAAATTTCCATTTGAATACGCGTTTGGATCAGGCTTTTGAACCTGTTGAGATGAATAATACCCAGTTTTTTCTGTTACCATATTTTGAACCAATTTCAGCACGTTTATATTTTGAAAATGATGAGATCCGGACAATTGAACAAGCGATGAAAGAAGTAGTCAGCGCAATGGAAAAACAATTTAAGCCTGATATGGCCCATGTTTTAGTTAGTCATTTTTTTGTGGCTGGCAGTGAAAAGTCGGACTCAGAAACGAAATTAATGGTCGGTGGTTTAGATACAGTGCCGCTCACATTATTAAACTCATTTGATTATGTGGCTTTAGGGCATTTACATGGGAAGAATGCTTTACAGGCTGAAAATGCACGTTATAGTGGTTCGCCATTAAAATTTTCTTTGTCTGAGATGAATCAGAAAAAGGGTGTTTGGCTCGTGGATACAGACGCTTCCGATACAACTTTTACCTTTAAAGAAATTACCCCTTTAAGAGATGTCATGCAAATCGAAGGCAGCTTCAAAGAGTTGACGGCACAAGCATTTTATACGTCGATCGACCGTGAGAATTACTTACAAATTCAATTAACAGATCGCGCAGTGATCCCTAATATGATGAATCAGTTAAGACAGATTTATCCAAGAGTGATCGGTGTAGAACGCTTATTTGGAAGAGAAGAACGGCAGAAAAAAAGTGAAACAAAAAAATCAATCAAGACTTTAGCACCAACAGAATTAGTAGATCAATTCTTTTCAGAAGTAACCGGAGAAGCATTAACGCAGCAGCAGCAAACCTGGATCAAAGACAATCTGGCAGAAATTCATCAGACAGAAAGAGGGAAATAA
- a CDS encoding resolvase, with translation MVKVGYVRVSSLDERQRLSVEIQTEALASCNVLFSEKQSGSNDDRPELEKAINLAKKLSNQGKQVSLYIYKLDRLTRSMSKLGSLIDEFNQHNIKLISLQENIETDSLTGRLLCIVLGYVAEIELDNIRLRTKAGLKKAKENGVILGNPGLSEKKKMEIVKLYQLNSVPVKTIARRLKVSESSVYKVARIHNLSRRNGNNATSKH, from the coding sequence ATTGTAAAGGTGGGATATGTCCGTGTTTCGTCTTTAGATGAACGTCAGCGTCTAAGTGTAGAAATTCAAACAGAAGCTCTAGCAAGTTGTAATGTTCTATTCAGTGAAAAACAAAGCGGAAGTAATGATGATCGCCCAGAACTAGAAAAAGCTATTAATCTGGCTAAAAAATTATCTAACCAAGGCAAACAAGTTTCATTATACATTTACAAATTAGACCGTCTCACTCGCAGCATGAGCAAATTAGGTTCTCTCATTGACGAATTTAATCAACATAATATTAAGTTGATTAGCTTACAAGAAAACATTGAAACTGATTCACTTACTGGTCGTTTACTTTGTATTGTACTTGGATATGTTGCGGAAATAGAACTTGATAATATAAGATTGCGAACCAAGGCGGGGCTCAAGAAAGCGAAAGAGAACGGTGTGATTTTAGGCAATCCTGGACTTTCAGAAAAGAAAAAAATGGAAATAGTAAAGCTATACCAATTAAATAGTGTACCAGTTAAAACAATTGCTAGGCGACTCAAAGTAAGTGAAAGTTCTGTATACAAAGTCGCTAGAATTCACAATTTATCCAGACGAAATGGTAATAACGCTACTAGTAAGCACTAG
- a CDS encoding NADH-dependent flavin oxidoreductase, whose amino-acid sequence MSQNFLSSYSFSNGLNVKNRVVMPPMTTQSSFHNGMVTSDEIAYYAMRAGGPGMIITGVANVSAGGKGFEGELSVTNDEMIPGLQKLATAIKQDGTKAILQIFHAGRKSTSSILRGAQPVSASALKASYPADSELPRALTHEEILQIIKDFAEATRRAILAGFDGVELHGANTYLLQQFFSENSNQRSDEWGGSLEKRLKFPLLVIDSVNQMVKKHTQNPFVVGYRLSPEEIETPGIRLADSLYLVDQIKNKVDYIHLSIGNYKRTSLNDEATKATLISQFSARTKGFVPLIGIGSVEQPEEAAKVMADGADFVAIGRELIREPKWVQKVASGDIASIRTKVSPLDTEELRIPSVMQDYLKESFNSVMHYTTDTSTAQYYEDTPAPMENFKKL is encoded by the coding sequence ATGTCCCAAAACTTTTTATCTAGTTATTCATTTTCTAATGGACTAAATGTCAAAAATCGGGTTGTAATGCCCCCTATGACAACTCAGTCTAGTTTTCATAATGGAATGGTCACGTCAGATGAGATTGCTTATTATGCAATGCGTGCAGGTGGTCCAGGAATGATCATCACTGGTGTTGCGAATGTCAGTGCAGGCGGCAAAGGCTTTGAAGGAGAATTATCTGTTACCAACGATGAGATGATCCCAGGCCTACAAAAACTTGCTACTGCAATCAAACAAGATGGGACCAAAGCAATTTTACAAATTTTTCATGCTGGCCGTAAATCAACTAGCAGTATTTTGAGAGGAGCACAACCAGTGAGTGCAAGTGCTCTTAAGGCGAGTTATCCAGCAGATTCTGAATTACCTAGAGCGTTAACACATGAAGAAATTCTGCAAATCATAAAGGATTTTGCTGAAGCAACTCGACGTGCGATCTTAGCGGGATTTGATGGCGTTGAATTACATGGAGCAAATACTTATTTACTACAGCAGTTTTTCTCTGAAAACTCAAATCAACGCTCAGATGAATGGGGCGGCTCATTAGAAAAACGCTTGAAATTTCCGTTATTAGTTATTGATTCCGTCAATCAAATGGTCAAAAAGCATACGCAAAATCCATTCGTAGTCGGCTACCGCTTATCACCAGAAGAAATCGAAACACCAGGTATTCGCCTAGCTGACTCTTTATATTTGGTCGATCAAATCAAAAATAAGGTGGATTATATCCATTTATCAATTGGCAATTACAAGCGGACTTCTTTAAATGATGAAGCAACCAAAGCAACCTTGATTTCTCAATTTTCAGCTAGAACGAAGGGCTTTGTTCCTTTGATTGGTATCGGATCTGTTGAACAGCCGGAAGAAGCAGCAAAAGTCATGGCAGACGGTGCTGATTTTGTGGCGATTGGTCGGGAGTTAATTCGCGAACCTAAATGGGTACAAAAAGTCGCATCTGGTGACATAGCAAGTATTCGCACTAAAGTAAGTCCTTTAGATACTGAAGAATTGCGAATTCCAAGTGTTATGCAGGATTATCTAAAAGAATCTTTTAACAGTGTGATGCACTATACAACAGATACTTCCACTGCTCAATACTATGAAGATACACCTGCACCGATGGAAAACTTTAAAAAGCTTTAA
- a CDS encoding MarR family transcriptional regulator gives MKKVYYMSIEATLEVIGGKWKPSILCHLGNGTMRTGELKKHIPQITQKMLVQQLRELEADKIITRKIYNEVPPKVEYSLTEEGKSLRDILIAMSVWGENRVQSLIETGKDVEILSENYSGFLNY, from the coding sequence ATGAAAAAAGTTTATTACATGTCTATTGAAGCAACTTTGGAGGTTATTGGGGGAAAATGGAAGCCGAGTATTTTATGTCATCTGGGCAATGGTACAATGAGGACTGGAGAGTTAAAAAAACACATTCCTCAAATTACGCAAAAAATGCTTGTTCAACAATTACGGGAATTGGAAGCAGATAAGATTATCACTCGCAAAATTTATAACGAGGTGCCACCCAAAGTAGAATATTCATTAACAGAAGAAGGCAAATCATTGAGAGATATCTTGATAGCAATGTCTGTTTGGGGCGAAAATAGGGTACAAAGTTTGATTGAGACTGGAAAAGATGTTGAGATTTTAAGTGAAAATTATTCGGGTTTTTTAAATTATTAA
- a CDS encoding alpha/beta hydrolase — protein sequence MKKTKKKGLKYALHILKITLLALVGVIVLAMAGIYIFNKISLHNEASQIKDYGEKIEVFDGMINVVEKGQGQETIVLLPGLGTGSPVLDYTPLTKELENDYRVVVIEPFGYGLSSQTKRDRTSANIAEEIHEVVGKLNIDSFILMGHSISGIYSLNYVATYPESVKAFVGIDNSVPDQPAEKVDDRMTNFLTEAGIMRIMVNLSPNLKNALTFDGIDKKTYQQNLMLNLKNYNNKMIRNEQQLLEKNIPAARKQAFPKELPVLLFVAKDTVELDDNWLEWHKIQAESVTRGEVVELSGPHSLHHTQSKAIAEKFKQFMNEK from the coding sequence ATGAAAAAAACTAAAAAAAAAGGATTAAAATACGCGTTACATATTCTAAAAATTACACTATTGGCGCTTGTGGGAGTAATTGTTCTTGCAATGGCTGGAATTTATATTTTTAACAAGATTAGCTTGCACAACGAAGCGAGCCAAATCAAAGACTATGGGGAAAAAATTGAAGTGTTTGACGGTATGATAAATGTAGTTGAAAAAGGGCAAGGGCAAGAAACGATTGTATTACTCCCTGGCCTTGGAACTGGTAGTCCAGTTTTGGACTACACACCCTTAACGAAAGAATTAGAAAATGACTATCGCGTCGTGGTAATCGAACCATTTGGTTACGGGTTAAGTAGTCAGACAAAGCGTGATCGAACATCAGCAAACATCGCTGAAGAAATCCATGAAGTGGTTGGAAAATTAAATATCGATTCTTTTATTTTGATGGGGCATTCAATCAGTGGAATCTATAGTTTGAATTATGTTGCTACCTATCCAGAAAGTGTCAAAGCTTTTGTGGGTATCGATAATAGTGTACCCGATCAACCAGCAGAAAAAGTCGATGATAGAATGACAAATTTTCTTACTGAAGCTGGAATAATGCGAATAATGGTCAATTTAAGTCCTAATCTTAAAAACGCTTTAACATTTGATGGAATAGATAAGAAAACCTATCAACAAAATCTTATGCTAAACTTGAAAAATTATAATAATAAAATGATTCGAAATGAACAACAGTTGCTAGAAAAAAATATACCTGCAGCTAGAAAGCAAGCTTTTCCAAAAGAATTGCCTGTATTGTTATTTGTAGCAAAAGACACTGTTGAGCTCGATGATAACTGGCTTGAATGGCATAAAATACAAGCTGAAAGTGTCACAAGAGGTGAAGTAGTTGAGCTTTCCGGTCCACATTCCCTACATCATACTCAATCAAAAGCAATCGCAGAAAAGTTCAAGCAATTTATGAATGAAAAATAA